One Setaria viridis chromosome 3, Setaria_viridis_v4.0, whole genome shotgun sequence DNA window includes the following coding sequences:
- the LOC117850423 gene encoding uncharacterized protein, giving the protein MASPKLVALFLAFTVAAAALQPSEAARVQAQQGSKPASTSLEAEKVAAQADGGVPSAPTLPGVAAGQLPPGLLPAILGLLFPPLGSIIGMIQPLLPPPGSPPQQGGVLGGILPRTSPSPPAPAECMTPLSAMMPCTDYLTNMTVLTPPGECCDGLKTIIRDAPICLCHGMNGGLNQFLPKPVDPLRMNVLPLACGTVLPIQTLFMCNSNQVPPIMPPMTPATP; this is encoded by the exons ATGGCGTCGCCCAAGCTCGTCGCCCTGTTCCTCGCCTtcaccgtggcggcggcggcgctgcagccCTCGGAAGCGGCGAGGGTCCAAGCCCAGCAAGGATCCAAGCCGGCGTCCACAAGCCTCGAAGCAGAGAAGGTGGCCGCCCAAGCTGACGGTGGCGTGCCAAGTGCGCCGACCCTGCCCGGCGTCGCTGCCGGCCAGCTCCCTCCGGGGCTGCTGCCCGCCATCCTCGGCCTGCTCTTCCCGCCGCTGGGCAGCATCATCGGCATGATccagccgctgctgccgccgccggggtctCCACCCCAGCAAGGCGGCGTCCTGGGCGGCATCTTGCCAAGGacctcgccttcgccgccggcaccggcggagTGCATGACGCCGCTATCGGCCATGATGCCGTGCACGGACTATCTCACCAACATGACCGTGCTGACGCCCCCCGGCGAGTGCTGCGACGGGCTCAAGACCATCATCAGGGACGCGCCCATCTGCCTCTGCCACGGCATGAACGGCGGCCTGAACCAGTTCCTCCCAAAGCCCGTCGACCCCCTCCGCATGAACGTCCTCCCGCTCGCCTGCGGCACCGTGCTGCCGATCCAAACCCTTTTCATGTGCAACT CAAACCAGGTGCCGCCGATAATGCCGCCGATGACGCCTGCTACACCGTAG
- the LOC117847647 gene encoding uncharacterized protein, giving the protein MAAEAADGPSPPPPRTGEAEAPGAPEKRAPPADRDEEEHGGEERPEPKRRRARARITALESVPRAAEVAAAAAAAAAAAVEAASREDEPEPAGGCDGGGESFSFHARGFSSAQTTPKFGSFNPGATAELVAFHLMKASRRRADPPGTEDAGDHRTAAGGGDEEAAAEGSDGNSR; this is encoded by the coding sequence atggcggcggaggcagcggacGGGCCCTCGCCCCCGCCTCCGCGGACCGGGGAGGCGGAGGCTCCCGGGGCGCCCGAGAAGCGCGCCCCGCCGGCGGaccgcgacgaggaggagcacggcggggaggagcggccGGAGCccaagcggcggcgcgcgcgggcgcgcatCACGGCGCTCGAGAGCGTGCCCCGCGCGGCGGAAGTCGCGGCCGCTGCGGCTgctgccgcggcagcggcggtggaggccgcgAGTAGGGAGGACGAGCCCGAGCCCGCGGGCGGCTGCGACGGGGGAGGAGAGTCCTTCTCGTTCCACGCGCGGGGCTTCTCCAGCGCGCAGACCACGCCCAAGTTCGGGTCCTTCAaccccggcgccaccgcggagCTCGTGGCCTTCCACCTGATGAAGGCCTCCCGGCGCCGCGCGGACCCTCCGGGGACGGAGGACGCGGGGGATCACAGgacggctgccggcggcggcgacgaggaggcggcggccgagggcaGCGATGGGAATTCACGCTAG
- the LOC140222160 gene encoding uncharacterized protein, protein MEIEAGPAAGADPSTDWRAPYLDYLIHDALPTDKTEARRITRRAKSFTIIDQELYKRSHTGILQRCIPIEQGKAMIQDIHAGACGHHAAPRTLVGNAFRQGFYWPTAVADATQVVRTCEGCQFFARQTHLPAQALQTIPITWPFTVWGLDLFTGKRFLQFCDDHHIRVDWAAVAHPRTNGQVERANGMILQGLKPRIFDRLKKFGGRWVAELPAVLWSLRTTPSRATGFTPIFMVYGSEAILPTDLEGIRP, encoded by the exons ATGGAAATTGAggcgggccccgcggcgggggccgacccctcgaccgattggagagccccgtacctcgactaccttatCCACGACGCGCTCCCAACCGACAAGACCGAAGCCCGCAGGATCACGCGCCGtgcgaaatccttcaccatcatcgaccaggagctttacaagcgaagtcacactgggatcctccagcgctgtatcccgatcgaacagggaaaggcgatgatccaggacatccacgctggggcttgtggtcaccacgctgcgccaaggacgctTGTGGGCAatgccttccgacaaggtttctactggccaaccgcggtcgcggatgctacccaggtagtccgcacttgcgagggatgccagttctttgcccgccaaacccacctgcccgcgcaggcgttacaaaccatccccatcacgtggccattcacggtctgggggctggatctc ttcaccggaaagagattcctccagttctgcgacgaccaccacattcgagtggattgggcggcagttgcgcacccccgcacgaacgggcaagtcgaacgagccaacggcatgatacttcagggtctcaagccacggatcttcgaccgccttaaaaagttcggcggacgatgggttgcggagctcccagcagtcctctggagcctgaggacgacccccagccgggcgacaggaTTCACCCCGATCTTCATGgtttacgggtccgaggccatcttgcccaccgacctgga gggtatccgaccctag
- the LOC117850109 gene encoding probable sugar phosphate/phosphate translocator At2g25520: MRTRSDFSTWPPRPVHAPPPKPPGPSPTSSPNPQIRLLLQHLPTPGPSSPLAPRLHNPTLATPGSRSAAATTTSSSSSCLSSSTTACGDQQGGGGGGMGRDGGGGGGGGMSESVLRKVLLSYCYVAVWIFLSFSVIVYNKYILDPKMYNWPFPISLTMVHMAFCSSLAVALVRVLRVVDLPTSPAMTPQLYTSSVVPIGALYAMSLWFSNSAYIYLSVSFIQMLKALMPVAVYSIGVLFKKETFRSSSMLNMLSISFGVAIAAYGEARFDLRGVALQLAAVAFEATRLVLIQILLTSKGISLNPITSLYYVAPCCLCFLVVPWAFVELPRLRAVGTFQPDFFIFGTNSLCAFALNLAVFLLVGKTSALTMNVAGVVKDWLLIAFSWSVIRDTVTPINLFGYGIAFLGVAYYNHVKLQALKAKEAQKKAAQADEEAGSLLQERDGHGDRKSDNQA, from the coding sequence ATGCGAACACGAAGCGATTTTTCCACGTGGCCACCGCGCCCAGTCCACGCTCCCCCACCTAAACCCCCCGGCCCATCCCCCACCTCTTCCCCAAATCCTCAgatccgcctcctcctccagcacctcCCCACTCCCGGCCCTTCTTCCCCCCTCGCGCCGCGCCTTCACAACCCAACCCTCGCCACCCCCGGatccagatccgccgccgccaccaccacctcctcctcctcctcctgcctctcctcctccaccaccgcgtgCGGGGACcagcagggaggcggcggcggcggcatggggcgggacggcggcggcggcggcggcggcggcatgtcgGAGTCGGTGCTCCGGAAGGTGCTCCTCTCCTACTGCTACGTCGCGGTGTGgatcttcctctccttctccgtcATCGTCTACAACAAGTACATCCTCGACCCCAAGATGTACAACTGGCCCTTCCCCATCTCGCTCACCATGGTGCACATGGCCTTCTGCTCCTCCCTCGCCGTCGCGCTCGTCCGCGTCCTCCGCGTCGTCGACCTCCCCACCTCCCCCGCCATGACCCCGCAGCTCTACACCTCCTCCGTCGTCCCCATCGGCGCGCTCTACGCCATGTCCCTCTGGTTCTCCAACTCCGCGTACATCTACCTCTCCGTGTCCTTCATCCAGATGCTCAAGGCGCTTATGCCCGTCGCCGTATATTCCATCGGGGTGCTCTTCAAGAAGGAGACCTTCCGGTCCTCCTCCATGCTCAACATGCTGTCCATCTCCTTTGGCGTCGCCATCGCTGCCTACGGCGAGGCGCGCTTCGACCTGCGCGGCGTCGCGCTGCAGCTGGCCGCCGTCGCCTTCGAGGCCACGCGGCTCGTGCTCATCCAGATCCTGCTCACATCCAAGGGCATCTCGCTCAACCCCATCACCTCGCTGTACTACGTCGCGCCGTGCTGCCTCTGCTTCCTCGTCGTGCCCTGGGCTTTCGTCGAGCTGCCCAGGCTGCGCGCCGTGGGAACTTTCCAGCCAGATTTCTTCATCTTCGGGACCAACTCGCTGTGCGCCTTCGCGCTTAACCTTGCCGTCTTCCTGCTCGTTGGCAAGACCTCCGCGCTGACCATGAACGTCGCCGGAGTAGTCAAGGACTGGCTGCTGATTGCCTTCTCATGGTCGGTGATCCGGGACACAGTCACCCCGATCAACCTGTTCGGCTACGGGATCGCTTTCCTTGGGGTGGCCTACTATAACCACGTCAAGCTGCAAGCGCTCAAGGCCAAGGAGGCGCAGAAGAAGGCCGCGCAGGCTGACGAGGAGGCTGGTTCGCTGTTGCAGGAGCGCGATGGGCACGGTGATCGCAAGAGTGACAACCAGGCTTAG
- the LOC117848020 gene encoding EID1-like F-box protein 3 produces the protein MGERGPTMTRLSGASNGGSGGGGNAGGGSGAAASGQWEEGGGNAARIRGVNSGIMDEKVLELVFRALNWDPQSLCVVARVSRRLRAVAERVLWRELCVSRAPRMVAALTGGAPASAPAAGRIGGGWPALAKLLLFCCGAAGAAVPGHFAPVSRFSKTSGRSFLSRRCAGDLLYVSDPCEHAVAGAADDVGAYRGVFRGFMRSRTRAWLVGHRAPLEPRVRCPYCGARVWSMTAAGLAPRSASRRLGANEGQLEYFVCVSGHLHGSCWLARLSDSDGAGHGGSDADDASADEDEDKL, from the coding sequence ATGGGCGAGAGGGGCCCGACCATGACGCGGCTGAGCGGGGCGTcgaacggcggcagcggcggcggcggcaatgcgGGAGggggctccggcgccgccgcctccgggcagtgggaggagggcggcggcaatGCGGCGCGGATCCGCGGCGTCAACTCGGGGATCATGGACGAGAAGGTGCTGGAGCTGGTGTTCCGCGCGCTCAACTGGGACCCGCAGTCGCTGTGCGTGGTGGCGCGGGTGAGCCGGCGGCTGCGCGCCGTGGCGGAGCGCGTGCTGTGGCGGGAGCTCTGCGTCTCCCGGGCGCCGCGGATGGTGGCGGCGCTGACAGGCGGCGCCCCCGCGTCGGCCCCCGCGGCCGGGCGGAtcggcggcgggtggccggcGCTGGCGAAGCTGCTCCTCTTCTGCTGCGgcgcggcgggtgcggcggtTCCCGGCCACTTCGCGCCCGTGTCCCGCTTCTCCAAGACGTCCGGGCGGAGCTTCCTGTCGCGGCGGTGCGCGGGGGACCTGCTGTACGTGTCGGACCCCTGCGAGCacgcggtggccggcgccgccgacgacgtGGGCGCCTACCGCGGCGTGTTCCGCGGGTTCATGCGGTCCCGGACGCGGGCGTGGCTGGTGGGCCACCGCGCGCCGCTGGAGCCCCGGGTACGCTGCCCCTACTGCGGCGCGCGCGTCTGGAGCATGACGGCCGCGGGGCTCGCCCCGCGGAGCGCGTCGCGGCGGCTCGGCGCCAACGAGGGCCAGCTCGAGTACTTCGTCTGCGTCagcggccacctccacggcaGCTGCTGGCTCGCGCGCCTCTCCGACAGCGACGGCGCCGGGCACGGCGgctccgacgccgacgacgcgtccgccgacgaggacgaagacaaGCTGTGA